The region CGTTGCTGGGATTGACCAGAACTTGCGCGCCCTGCCGGGTCAGGCTGCGCGCCACCCACGGAAACACGCTGTCGTAACAGATGTATGCGCCGTACTGCACGCCGTCCAGGGTCAGGGGAGCGATGGACCGGGCCGGTTCCACGGCAGGCAGCCTGAACCCGATGACATTCTCGATCAGGCCGTACGCGTGACGTAGAATGTTGTCGTACAGCACGAAGTACTCGCCAAATGGCACCAGCTTGGCCTTGTGGTTGCGGGACGTGACTTGACCGCCAGCGTCGATGGCCACCACCGTGTTCTGTTGTTTTTCGCTCTGGGTGGGCGGCACTCCAAGCCCACTGATCCCCGGTCCCGGAAACTGAGGCAGCGTGGTTCCGGAAGCTGGCGCGGTCAGGGCAGTTTCACTCCAGACCAGCACATCATTTGGCCCGCGAAGAGCCGAGACATCTCGCTGGGCCTGAAGCTGTTGCTCGGGCGTCAGGTCCCCAGTCGCCCGGCTGAACGAATCGAAACTGGTTCGCAGCACCAGCATCGGCTGTACTGGCCCCTCGCCTGCCGTGCGGGTGAAGCCGTAAGTGAGGGCGGCCGTCCAGCACACGGCGGCCAGAACCACCGGACGGCCTCTTCCCTGCTTGCCCACACTCCAGCCCCCCAGCAACGCTCCAGACAGCGCTGCCGCCGTGCCCGCCACCAGCACGCTGCCCAGCAAGACGCCGCCCAGGTCCGCGATCTGAATAGCAGGGGTGGGCAGCAGCGTGTAGCCCAGCGTGGGCCACGGAAAGGACAGCGGCCCCAGGAAACGTGTCCATTCCAGCACCACCCAGCCGCCTGCCAATGCCCAGATGCGCGCCTGGGGCGTCCTAACCAGTCGGGCCAGCGGGTAGGCCATGACGGCCAGAAATATTCCTTCGAATATGAACAGGACGAAGGCCAGTACACCAGTCGGGGGAAAATTGAAAATCTTGCCTAGAAAGGCGGTCAGCCACCACAGGTGTACCGTGAAATAGCCCACGCCGGACCAGAACAGTCGGCCCGGCACGCCTTCTACCGTGCGGGCGCTGGCGGCATAGGCCAGCACCCCCGCCAGGGGAAGAACACTCAGGACACTCCAGGACAGCGGCAGGCCACACAGGCCGAGCAACGCGCCCAGCAGCAGAGCCAGGAGGGGTGGGGGCAGCGAAGGCACGCCCGCCATGATAGGGGCAAGCGGATGAGGAGGTCCGGCATGGGGGTAGGTCTTTCATGTGCTCATGCGCGGCGATGAAATTGCAGCACCTTGGCGGAGGGTCAGTTTGGGATGGGGGCTTGCTGCTCGAAAGCGACTGGCGAGCGGTAACCCAAGGATCAATGGCGGCGTTGCCGGTTGTAGAACACTTCAATCGGTTGTGTTGCCTTAACCGGATTGGGGTAGCCTCACCACCGTGACCGAAGGCACGCCCTACCGCCACCGCTTCCCAATGACCATCATCCAGCACGCGGTTTGGCTCTACCACTGCTTCCCCCTCAGCTCTCGGGGCGTTCAAGAATTGCTGCATCAGCGCAGCCCAAAAGGTCAGTCACGAAACCCTCCGCGAATGGTGCATCAAGTTCGTCCCTCTCTTCGCGGCACACCTTCGTCCCTTCGTCACCGCGAACCCTGCCGGGGGTCGCGGTGGTATCTGGACGAGATGTGGATACTGTCGGCCAATTCATGCGGTCAGGCGCAGGGAGGCAAAGCGAGACGTCCTGGTCGAGGTTCTTGGGATGCCGGACAGCCATGCAGTCACCCTCACCGCATTGATTGCAGCGGCGACAGTGGCATGTTGGAGCGCCGTTTTTGCGAGCCCAACGTAGCGGGTCCGCCGGAGTCCAAAGGCTCGAATCCCCTGAGAAATCGTGCCTTCAATTCCTGCACGCACCTGGTACCGAGCTCACCACGTCGCGGACTGTTCCTCTTCCCGGGCCTGGAGCAGCGCTTCGTGCTGCTCCCTGGGATGCAGCACGATATGGCGGGGAGAGCTTTTCGAGCGTGTACACAGCGACCGAACGACACAGGGCGAACAGTCGGAACGGCTGAACTGCAGTTGGATGATCCTGTTCCCAAAGGCGTCCTTTCCAGGACGCCATGCTGTCGAGGCGTGGCCTTGCGGGCAGGTGGCCTCCTGCCGCTCCCAATCGATCCGGAAATTGGGGAGATCATAGCCCTGACTGGCCTTGGCTTGCCAACTGCTGTTGACCCTGAGTGGGCCAATCAAGGTGATCTTCTGGTGCTGACTGGTCACGAGCAGTTCAGCACCCCAGTATCCGGCATCCACCAGATGCTCTTTGGGACACAGGTTTTTCTTGATGAGCTTGTGTTGAATGGTGTGCGTACTGGCGACATCAGGGATTTCGGCGTCACAGGTATCGCTGTCGACGATCAGATGAACATCGTCCTGGTCGCAAGTTTCGGTGTAGTGCACTTTGGAGCCCAGCCATTTGACGCCGCGCTTGTCGCTGAAATGGGCTTCAGGGTCATACGGGGAATGCACGCGCTCACCGGTCGGCAGCCATTCCCCAGGCTCTTTCCATCGGCAAGCGTCCGCTTGCCGATCAACGTGGTGCGCCCACACCCGCCGAAGGAGCTGTACCGCAGGACGTTCCCACAGGATTTGTATCGACCCTCCAGTGTCATGGGCCTGAATTGCCTCCAGCAGGGAAAAACCGTCCTGACCCACCTGAATGACAGAGGTCATGCGGGCCGGCGGGGCGTGTGGCAGATGTTTCTCCTCAATCCGCCATGAGGAGCGCTCGAACCAGGCTGGCGGAGCCACGTCTCGCAACCAGCCCGGCTCGACAGTGGCGAGGTCGTTCAATGC is a window of Deinococcus humi DNA encoding:
- the lnt gene encoding apolipoprotein N-acyltransferase, yielding MAGVPSLPPPLLALLLGALLGLCGLPLSWSVLSVLPLAGVLAYAASARTVEGVPGRLFWSGVGYFTVHLWWLTAFLGKIFNFPPTGVLAFVLFIFEGIFLAVMAYPLARLVRTPQARIWALAGGWVVLEWTRFLGPLSFPWPTLGYTLLPTPAIQIADLGGVLLGSVLVAGTAAALSGALLGGWSVGKQGRGRPVVLAAVCWTAALTYGFTRTAGEGPVQPMLVLRTSFDSFSRATGDLTPEQQLQAQRDVSALRGPNDVLVWSETALTAPASGTTLPQFPGPGISGLGVPPTQSEKQQNTVVAIDAGGQVTSRNHKAKLVPFGEYFVLYDNILRHAYGLIENVIGFRLPAVEPARSIAPLTLDGVQYGAYICYDSVFPWVARSLTRQGAQVLVNPSNDGWYDGWGVQQHFMMGRVRAIENRRWLVRSVNKGVAGAVNDLGQPVKVISSGDTIQALSVRPKLLTGRTVFNRVGDWPALLLALGMIGYGVRLDRRW